A stretch of the Notamacropus eugenii isolate mMacEug1 chromosome 2, mMacEug1.pri_v2, whole genome shotgun sequence genome encodes the following:
- the LOC140523324 gene encoding olfactory receptor 9I1-like, protein MPFSPSPNQAIEESVAEQNLTSVTEFILIGFTDHPKLGVILFLVFLSFYLITLLGNMGMVLLIRLDIHLHTSMYFFLGHLSLLDACYSSVIIPQILVTLVIGRTNVSYESCATQFFFFTICASTECFLLAVMAYDRYVAISSPLLYSSAMTPGTRWGLVAGAYSGGLAGAILRTVCTFMLSFCGPNQINFFFCDLPPLLELSCSDTTTSQIIIILYGNFVIFANALVILVSYLFIIRAILHVKSVGGRAKTFSTCASHLISVILFFGTLTFMYIRSNSNKSLEEDKVVSVFYTIIIPMLNPFIYSLRNKEVKAAFRKVINRLPISPEI, encoded by the coding sequence ATGCCATTCTCTCCTTCACCCAATCAGGCAATAGAGGAGTCAGTGGCTGAGCAGAATCTTACCAGTGTGACAGAGTTCATTCTCATTGGCTTCACTGACCATCCCAAGTTGGGAGTTATTCTTTTCCTGGTATTTCTCAGTTTCTATCTCATCACCCTGCTGGGCAACATGGGCATGGTCCTCCTGATTCGTTTGGATATTCATCTTCACACCTCCATGTACTTCTTTCTGGGCCACCTCTCCCTCTTGGATGCCTGCTACTCCTCAGTCATTATTCCTCAGATCTTGGTCACCCTGGTCATTGGCAGGACAAATGTCTCCTACGAGTCTTGTGCTACTCAGTTCTTCTTTTTCACAATCTGTGCTTCCACTGAGTGTTTCCTGCTAGCAGTGATGGCCTATGATCGTTATGTTGCCATTAGCAGTCCTCTCCTGTACTCCTCAGCCATGACACCAGGCACTCGTTGGGGCTTAGTGGCAGGGGCCTATAGTGGTGGTTTAGCAGGAGCCATTCTCCGCACAGTCTGCACATTCATGCTTTCCTTCTGTGGACCCAATCAGATCAACTTTTTCTTCTGTGATCTGCCACCGTTGCTGGAACTTTCATGCAGTGATACCACCACCAGCCAAATTATAATCATCCTTTATGGCAACTTTGTGATTTTTGCCAATGCTCTTGTGATCTTGGTATCATATTTGTTCATCATCAGGGCCATCTTACATGTCAAATCAgttggaggcagagccaagacctTTTCCACATGTGCCTCTCATCTCATATCTGTGATACTCTTCTTTGGGACCCTCACATTCATGTATATACGCAGCAACTCAAATAAATCACTTGAAGAAGACAAGGTGGTGTCTGTCTTCTATACAATAATCATTCCCATGCTGAATCCTTTCATCTACAGTCTGAGGAACAAGGAAGTGAAAGCCGCCTTCAGAAAAGTCATCAATAGACTACCGATCTCCCCAGAGATATAG